The DNA segment AGCCAACAGAAGATTTAATCACGCCAGACAGCTGGCCTTTTTCTTTCAGACCGGCATTTTTCAGTTCGTCCGGCGTGGTGGCGTCTTCCAGCCAGCCCATATCGCCGCCGTTGCGCGCAGAGATAATATCTGCGGATTTCTCTTTCGCCAGCGCGGCAAAATCACCGCCTTTGTTCAGCGCGTCCAGCACCGCTTTCGCTTCATCTTCCGTTTTGGTCTGAATGACGCTGTAACGATTACGCTGCGGCTGGGTGAACTGATCCTGATGCTGGTCATAGTAAGACTGGATATCCGCATCGTTGACCGTTTCCTGCATGGCAGCCGCATCCAGCTTGATGTAGCTCACGCGGAACTGCTCCGGGGTCATAAAGCGGTTCTTGTTCTGCTCGTAGTAGCTGGACACTTCCTGATCGGTAGCCTGCTGCTTCGCAGCCAGTGCGTTCACGTCAATCGTCGCTTCACGCACCACACGCTGCTGCGCGACTAACGCCGCCAGCTCGTCCGTTTCACCTTTCAGCATGAAATCAGTACCGGCAACGCCAGCAATCAGTTGTTGGGTGGTGAGCTGGTTACGCAATGCCTGAGCATACTGATCGGCTGTCATCCCCATCTGATTCACAATCGCGTTGTAGCGGTTGTTATCAAATTTGCCGTCAACCTGGAAAGCCGCCGTTGAAAAGATGGCCTGCTTAACCTGTTCGTCGCTGATGCTGAGTTTAAGCTCATGCGCGTATTGATCCAGCAAGGCTTCATCGATAAGACGATTCAGTACCTGCTGACGCAGCGTTTTCATGTAGCCTTCATTCGCCGCCAGTTCAGAATACTGATCGCCCAGCTGCTGCTGCATACGATTACGTTCGCTGTTAAACGCATTCTCAAACTGCGAGCGGCTGATTTCCTGGTCATTCACTTTTGCGGCGTAGTTATTGCTTCCGCCAATCAGGTAACCACTCACGCCGGTCAAAATGAACGACACGATAATGATACCGAAAATAATCTTGAGCACGAGACTGTTAGCAGCCGTGCGTAAGCTGTCCATCATGGTGTAACCACACTCCGCTGTAGGTGACTGTTTTGCGTATTCATACTTCACGCAGCATAGCGTTTTCTGAACGCTGCGCGGAAAGCTGTATTGTGACAAGAAACCGGGGTAATTGTCAGCCCACAACCAGCATAAACTCAAATAAAGTAGTACTGGACAAATAAAAAAGGCACATCAGATGATGCGCCCTTGTACTTTGTCACATCCCCAGGGGGAGAAGCTCTTAGTTTACCGCGTCTTTCAGCGCTTTACCTGCACGGAAACCCGGCACTTTAGCGGCGGCGATGGTGATCTCTTTACCTGTTTGCGGGTTGCGACCAGTACGGGCAGCACGCTCTTTAACAGCAAAAGTACCAAAACCTACCAGCGCTACATCATCACCTTCTTTCAGTGATTCAGTGACAGAAGCAATAATTGCATCTAACGCACGTCCAGCCGCAGCCTTAGAGATATCAGCCCCTGCAGCAATTTTGTCGATCAGTTGAGATTTATTCACTCTTCTCTTCCTCTTTTATAATTTATATCGCACCGGAATCCTTCAAAGTGCGACCGCGCAGCAGTTATATCAGGCCTGCCATGCCCTTACAACACCCGTTAATGATGGCAAGCCCGATCCGTCATCTAAATTAGCTATACAAAAAAAGGCTGGCAAGCACGAAATGCCCTGCCAGCCCTGTTTTTCTTAGCGCTATTTGCGCGAGGTCACTATTTTGCGGTGACAACCTGTATGCCGGACGGCTCATTTTGCAACGCAAGAGTCAGAACTTCCTCAATGCGTTTCACCGGATGAATGTCCAGATCGGCA comes from the Citrobacter koseri ATCC BAA-895 genome and includes:
- the ppiD gene encoding peptidylprolyl isomerase yields the protein MMDSLRTAANSLVLKIIFGIIIVSFILTGVSGYLIGGSNNYAAKVNDQEISRSQFENAFNSERNRMQQQLGDQYSELAANEGYMKTLRQQVLNRLIDEALLDQYAHELKLSISDEQVKQAIFSTAAFQVDGKFDNNRYNAIVNQMGMTADQYAQALRNQLTTQQLIAGVAGTDFMLKGETDELAALVAQQRVVREATIDVNALAAKQQATDQEVSSYYEQNKNRFMTPEQFRVSYIKLDAAAMQETVNDADIQSYYDQHQDQFTQPQRNRYSVIQTKTEDEAKAVLDALNKGGDFAALAKEKSADIISARNGGDMGWLEDATTPDELKNAGLKEKGQLSGVIKSSVGFLVARLDDVQPAKVKPLSEARDDIAAKVKQEKALDAYYALQQKVSDAASNDTESLAGAEQAAGVKAVETGWFSHDNLPEELNFKPVADAIFNGGLVGENGTPGSNSDIITVDGDRAFVLRISEHKPEAVKPLADVKEQVAALVKHNKAEQQAKLDADKLLVELKAGKGAEAMKAAGLSFGEAKTLSRTGQDPVSQAAFALGLPEKDKPSYGVANDMQGNVVLLALDDVKAGSMPEEQKKAMVQGITQNNAQITFEALMSNLRKAAKIKVGDALEQQ
- the hupB gene encoding nucleoid-associated protein HU-beta — encoded protein: MNKSQLIDKIAAGADISKAAAGRALDAIIASVTESLKEGDDVALVGFGTFAVKERAARTGRNPQTGKEITIAAAKVPGFRAGKALKDAVN